In one window of Gossypium hirsutum isolate 1008001.06 chromosome A01, Gossypium_hirsutum_v2.1, whole genome shotgun sequence DNA:
- the LOC107925413 gene encoding ubiquinone biosynthesis O-methyltransferase, mitochondrial isoform X2, protein MLLELGFYDIPSSTEFGSTTSTIEYCCTTAEKLVEEQRKFDTLIALEVIEHVADAAEFCKSLSALTAHEGATVVSTINRSMRSYATAIVAAEYLLQWLPKGTHQWSSFLTPEELTKILKCAGVDVKEMAGFVYNPLTGSWSLLDDISVNFIAYGTKEK, encoded by the exons ATGCT ACTTGAACTTGGATTTTATGATATACCTTCCTCTACAGAATTTGGATCAACAACTTCAACTATTGAATACTGTTGTACAACAGCAG AAAAGCTGGTTGAAGAGCAGAGAAAGTTTGATACATTGATTGCTTTAGAG GTGATTGAGCACGTAGCAGATGCTGCTGAATTCTGCAAGTCTCTCTCGGCATTAACTGCTCATGAAGGAGCTACTGTTGTTTCAACAATTAATCGCTCTATGAGATCATATGCAACTGCCATTGTTGCAGCAGAGTACCTGCTACAATGG CTACCTAAAGGTACTCATCAATGGTCGAGTTTCCTGACCCCAGAAGAACTCACCAAGATTTTAAAATGTGCAGGGGTTGAT GTGAAAGAGATGGCGGGATTTGTGTACAACCCTTTAACAGGGAGTTGGTCACTATTGGATGATATTAGTGTAAATTTTATTGCTTATGGTActaaagaaaagtaa
- the LOC107925452 gene encoding ubiquitin domain-containing protein DSK2a has translation MGGEGDSSESRLGTSGEDEGVLVNIRCSNGTKFTVRTSLESTVGVFKSLLAQNCDVPADQQRLIYKGRVLKDDQTLQSYGLQADHTVHMVRSFAPSSSIPPPAATTNTATPNSTPGVTRGVGSNEGAGLGASSFPGLNALGGNGGLGLFGSGLPEFEQVQQQLTQNPNMMSELMNTPAIQSLMNNPELMRSLIASNPQMREIIDQNPELGHILNDPSILRQTLEAARNPELMREMMRNTDRAMSNIESSPEGFNMLRRMYENVQEPFMNATTMAGNNGNSPSSNPFAALLGNLGDSQARGSPNNTSTNGSETTHGQTSPNTNPLPNPWGNTVGGGGTQTNATARSNPAGDARAPGLVGLGGLGLPDVPPMMNGMPDASQLTQLLQNPALSQMMQSIVSNPQYMNQIMNLNPQLRGMFDLNPQLREMMQNPEVLHQMFSPETMQQMLGLQQSLLSQLNQQQTTRDSSETGGTTGAPGTAGLESLMNMFGGLGAGSLSVPNQPDVPPEELYATQLSQLQEMGFYDTVENIRALRATAGNVHAAVERLLGNPGQ, from the exons ATGGGTGGGGAAGGCGATTCGAGTGAGTCACGACTCGGTACCAGTGGAGAAGATGAGGGAGTGCTGGTTAACATCCGCTGCTCAAATGGTACAAAATTTACGGTGAGGACCAGCCTCGAATCAACCGTTGGAGTTTTCAAATCTCTTTTGGCTCAGAATTGCGATGTCCCAGCTGATCAGCAACGTTTGATTTATAAAGGCCGAGTCTTGAAGGACGACCAAACCCTTCAAAGTTATG GTTTGCAAGCTGATCATACCGTCCACATGGTTCGTAGTTTTGCCCCATCTTCATCTATACCTCCTCCTGCAGCTACCACAAATACTGCAACTCCTAATTCTACTCCAGGGGTCACACGGGGTGTTGGTTCTAATGAGGGTGCTGGTCTGGGAGCATCATCTTTCCCTGGACTTAATGCACTTGGTGGCAATGGAGGTTTGGGTCTGTTTGGGTCTGGACTTCCTGAATTTGAGCAAGTACAGCAACAACtaactcaaaatccaaacatgaTGAGCGAACTAATGAATACACCTGCTATTCAAAGTTTGATGAATAACCCAGAGTTAATGCGTAGTTTGATTGCGAGCAATCCCCAAATGCGTGAGATTATTGATCAAAACCCGGAGCTTGGGCATATACTTAATGATCCTAGTATTCTTCGGCAGACGTTAGAAGCTGCAAGGAACCCTGAGCTCATGCGTGAAATGATGCGGAACACTGACAGGGCTATGAGTAATATTGAATCCTCTCCCGAGGGTTTTAACATGCTTAGGCGTATGTATGAAAATGTTCAGGAACCATTTATGAATGCTACAACTATGGCTGGAAATAATGGAAATAGTCCGAGCTCAAACCCATTTGCTGCTCTATTGGGCAATCTAGGTGATTCTCAAGCTAGGGGTTCACCTAACAACACTTCTACAAATGGTTCTGAAACCACTCATGGACAAACTTCCCCAAACACAAATCCTCTTCCTAATCCTTGGGGAAACACTGTTGGTGGTG GGGGCACCCAGACCAATGCTACTGCAAGGTCAAATCCTGCTGGAGATGCTAGGGCACCAGGTCTTGTTGGTCTGGGAGGCCTTGGACTTCCGGATGTACCACCCATGATGAATGGAATGCCAGATGCTTCTCAGTTGACTCAATTGTTGCAAAATCCAGCTCTATCACAGATGATGCAGAGCATAGTGTCTAATCCCCAATATATGAATCAG ATTATGAATCTCAACCCGCAACTACGCGGAATGTTTGATTTGAATCCTCAATTGAGAGAAATGATGCAAAACCCAGAAGTACTTCATCAGATGTTTTCACCCGAGACAATGCAG CAAATGCTAGGTTTACAGCAATCACTTCTATCCCAGCTCAATCAACAACAAACTACCCG GGATTCATCAGAGACTGGTGGTACTACAG GAGCTCCAGGTACTGCTGGTCTGGAGTCGTTAATGAATATGTTTGGTGGTCTAGGTGCTGGTAGCCTGAGTGTTCCCAACCAACCTGATG TTCCCCCAGAAGAACTCTACGCTACACAATTATCACAATTACAAGAAATGGGTTTTTACGATACGGTAGAGAATATCAGAGCACTACGTGCTACTGCTGGAAATGTCCATGCGGCGGTTGAGAGACTTCTAGGTAACCCGGGGCAGTAA
- the LOC107925413 gene encoding ubiquinone biosynthesis O-methyltransferase, mitochondrial isoform X1: MLLCSRLELGFYDIPSSTEFGSTTSTIEYCCTTAEKLVEEQRKFDTLIALEVIEHVADAAEFCKSLSALTAHEGATVVSTINRSMRSYATAIVAAEYLLQWLPKGTHQWSSFLTPEELTKILKCAGVDVKEMAGFVYNPLTGSWSLLDDISVNFIAYGTKEK; this comes from the exons ATGTTATTGTGTTCTAGACTTGAACTTGGATTTTATGATATACCTTCCTCTACAGAATTTGGATCAACAACTTCAACTATTGAATACTGTTGTACAACAGCAG AAAAGCTGGTTGAAGAGCAGAGAAAGTTTGATACATTGATTGCTTTAGAG GTGATTGAGCACGTAGCAGATGCTGCTGAATTCTGCAAGTCTCTCTCGGCATTAACTGCTCATGAAGGAGCTACTGTTGTTTCAACAATTAATCGCTCTATGAGATCATATGCAACTGCCATTGTTGCAGCAGAGTACCTGCTACAATGG CTACCTAAAGGTACTCATCAATGGTCGAGTTTCCTGACCCCAGAAGAACTCACCAAGATTTTAAAATGTGCAGGGGTTGAT GTGAAAGAGATGGCGGGATTTGTGTACAACCCTTTAACAGGGAGTTGGTCACTATTGGATGATATTAGTGTAAATTTTATTGCTTATGGTActaaagaaaagtaa
- the LOC107925414 gene encoding U-box domain-containing protein 15, translating to MERQIVMDSSSSSDLVREMMEVIETVGSYAGFRVTQRKECLNLVRRLKLLVPLLEEIMELDYSVSGLGLNSLLNLKKALLGAKKLLKTCNYGSKIYLAMESEAVMCRFHAVYHKVNHALDDIPFDKLGVSIEVKEQVELMRMQLKRAKRRTDTQDMELAMDMMVIFSKKDERNADIAILERLANKLELHTIAELKAEKTAIAKLVKQRGGYNETMHQIVDLLGKFKQIAGIDETISLDGPISTRTPQTCQSPLVPHEFLCPITLEIMTDPVIVATGQTYERDSIRKWLNSNHRTCPKTGQTLENLSLAPNFALRNLILQWCEKNNLELPKKDSYASSVNYSAEIMEEISSLVLNLSSSQPNVRRDAIVKIRMLSKENPENRIFIANDGGIPRLVQLLSYPDSNIQEHTVTALLNLSIDETNKRLIAREGAIPAIIEILQNGTDEARENSAAALFSLSMLDENKVLVGNFNGIPPLVALLKNGTMRGKKDAATALFNLSLNQANKSRAIKAGIIPPLLHLLDDKNLGMIDEALSILLLLASHPEGQNEIGRLSFIETLVEIIRNGTPKNKECAVSVLLELGLNNSSLILAALQFGVYEPLREISISGTNRAQRKANSLLQHMSKCEHIP from the exons ATGGAGAGGCAAATTGTGATGGATTCGAGTTCATCGAGTGATTTAGTTAGGGAAATGATGGAGGTGATAGAGACGGTTGGATCCTACGCTGGATTCAGGGTAACTCAAAGGAAGGAGTGCTTGAATTTGGTGAGGAGATTGAAGCTTTTGGTGCCACTTTTAGAGGAGATAATGGAGCTTGATTACTCAGTTTCGGGTTTGGGCTTGAATTCTCTGCTTAACTTGAAGAAAGCACTGCTTGGAGCAAAGAAGCTGTTGAAGACTTGTAACTATGGAAGCAAGATATATTTG GCAATGGAAAGTGAGGCGGTGATGTGTAGATTTCATGCTGTTTATCACAAAGTAAACCACGCGCTTGATGACATCCCTTTTGATAAACTTGGAGTTTCAATTGAAGTGAAAGAACAA GTTGAGCTAATGCGAATGCAACTTAAAAGAGCAAAGAGGAGGACAGATACACAAGATATGGAGTTAGCAATGGATATGATGGTGATTTTCTCTAAAAAAGATGAAAGGAATGCAGACATTGCTATACTTGAAAGGCTGGCAAACAAGCTAGAATTGCATACCATTGCAGAGTTGAAAGCTGAAAAAACAGCTATCGCAAAACTGGTAAAGCAAAGAGGTGGATATAATGAAACCATGCACCAAATTGTAGATCTCCTGGGAAAGTTCAAGCAAATTGCAGGGATTGATGAAACCATTTCACTTGATGGTCCTATTTCAACTAGAACTCCCCAAACATGTCAATCTCCTTTAGTACCTCATGAATTTCTCTGCCCAATTACGTTGGAAATCATGACAGATCCTGTTATTGTAGCAACTGGACAG ACTTATGAAAGAGACAGCATTCGGAAGTGGTTAAATTCCAACCATCGAACCTGTCCAAAGACTGGACAAACTTTAGAAAACTTGTCTCTAGCACCAAACTTCGCACTCCGCAACCTTATTCTGCAATGGTGTGAGAAGAACAACCTTGAACTGCCCAAAAAGGATAGTTATGCATCTTCAGTTAATTATTCTGCAGAAATCATGGAAGAAATCTCTTCATTGGTTCTAAACCTATCTTCTAGTCAGCCAAATGTGCGTAGAGATGCCATTGTGAAGATCCGTATGCTCTCGAAAGAGAATCCGGAGAACAGAATTTTCATAGCCAACGATGGAGGAATCCCACGTTTAGTTCAGCTATTATCTTATCCAGATTCCAACATTCAAGAACACACTGTCACTGCCCTCTTGAACTTATCAATTGATGAGACCAACAAAAGGCTTATAGCTAGAGAAGGAGCTATTCCTGCCATTATTGAGATACTGCAAAATGGAACTGATGAAGCTAGAGAGAACTCTGCAGCAGCCTTATTTAGCTTGTCAATGCTTGATGAGAACAAAGTTCTTGTAGGGAACTTCAATGGGATCCCACCATTAGTAGCTCTGTTGAAAAACGGGACTATGAGGGGTAAAAAGGATGCAGCCACTGCACTTTTTAACTTGTCTTTGAACCAAGCCAACAAGTCCAGAGCCATTAAAGCTGGCATTATACCACCATTACTTCATTTACTGGATGACAAAAATCTGGGTATGATTGATGAAGCACTCTCCATCTTGTTACTTCTTGCATCTCATCCCGAGGGCCAGAACGAAATCGGTCGATTGTCATTCATCGAAACTCTGGTAGAAATCATTAGAAACGGGACCCCCAAGAACAAGGAATGTGCGGTTTCAGTTCTGCTAGAGTTGGGGTTAAACAATTCATCCCTTATTTTAGCTGCTCTCCAGTTTGGTGTTTATGAACCCCTAAGAGAAATCTCCATATCTGGAACAAACAGAGCTCAAAGAAAAGCTAATTCGTTATTACAACATATGAGTAAGTGTGAACATATTCCTTGA